The following coding sequences lie in one Rutidosis leptorrhynchoides isolate AG116_Rl617_1_P2 chromosome 4, CSIRO_AGI_Rlap_v1, whole genome shotgun sequence genomic window:
- the LOC139841637 gene encoding uncharacterized protein, with the protein MCCVALNTVPLVKVFCHLFRLANHHKSWFTFFARQNFTKTPKSNAGSWKETFFFVDQTVVGTGFPQTLIWCEKVEKDVNKMPALDDEEKKLLKQCVNAQLVHRSYGNVMLRLGKISAYWPWEDVRPAIVGPDGKEMRMKKVLTAEEIAGISFRKQDVDKQLEQAAASEHVEETPAESGNKRKAAGTSEAQKKKKKTPKQLEDMRNDNFEDY; encoded by the exons ATGTGTTGTGTTGCACTCAACACAGTACCATTGGTGAAGGTTTTTTGCCACCTATTCCGCTTAGCCAACCACCATAAatcttggttcaccttcttcgcacgccaaaatttcacaaaaaccccgaaatcgaatgcgggaagttggaaagaaacttttttcttcgtcgaccagaccgtagtaggcactggcttcccgcagacgctcatttggtgcgagaaggtagaaaaagatgtgaacaagatgccagcgttggatgacgaggagaaaaagttgttgaagcagtgcgtcaacgcacaactggtgcaccgttcgtatggtaatgttatgctgcggttggggaagatctccgcgtattggccttgggaggatgtgcggccggccatagttggccccgatggaaagg agatgaggatgaagaaggtgcttaccgcggaggagattgctgggatctctttccgcaagcaggatgtggacaaacagctagagcaggcagctgctagcgaacatgtggaggaaacgccggcggagtcaggcaataaacgcaaggcggctgggacgtccgaggctcagaagaagaagaagaagactcctaagcagctggaggatatgcgcaacgacaatttt GAGGATTACTAG